The following proteins are co-located in the Bos indicus isolate NIAB-ARS_2022 breed Sahiwal x Tharparkar chromosome 8, NIAB-ARS_B.indTharparkar_mat_pri_1.0, whole genome shotgun sequence genome:
- the DEFB134 gene encoding beta-defensin 134, producing MESPFTVFVFLIFWDTALAGLNPLSSELYRRCHINGTCRLECFGSEMLVAYCMFQLECCLKGNPEP from the exons ATGGAGTCTCCCTTCACTGTGTTTGTGTTTCTCATCTTTTGGGATACAGCACTAGCAG gCTTGAATCCATTATCATCAGAATTATACAGAAGATGTCACATAAATGGTACCTGCAGACTTGAGTGCTTTGGAAGTGAAATGCTAGTTGCCTACTGCATGTTTCAGCTGGAGTGCTGTCTCAAAGGAAATCCTGAGCCCTGA